The following are encoded together in the Leuconostoc mesenteroides subsp. mesenteroides ATCC 8293 genome:
- a CDS encoding glycoside hydrolase family 68 protein, which yields MRKKLYKAGKIWVAGAATVAAISMGVSSVSADTVGNTTTTDTETLSKTTDVNTDTTAPSDVNKETTVNSTTPDATTTKANQEKAIDSTTKTVDANKETTDDKETTSVDDTKSATTDDKANVAAVSADDSSKKVADKNAETDATTDDKKATTSVVTLDDSVSKDLNSKTTLVTKNDDGTSTTNMTYANLKDVADNIANLNSDTSVPYFNADAIKNLPAMATADAQSGEVQDLDVWDSWALQDAKTGVTANYHGYNIVFALAGSPKEDNDQHIYMLYTKNGDTAINNWKNAGPVFGFNALWDKQQWSGSATVNDDDSIQLFYTKTDQPRTVQRLSTANLSMAYTDTEVRVAKVSNDHELFTGDEEHYQTLQQWIDAGYYDTGDNFTLRDPHVIEVDGERYLTFESNTGTENYQSDDAVDNMDYYGGTDEFNQTARETTLANADKLKFSKKANGAIGLVKLTGQQNNPTIGQIYSPLLAANGITDEIERANIVPLNGKYYLFTDTRLSKSVVPTVDPDINVGMMGYVSDSLMGPYTPLNGSGSVITGTQLAESRTDTYSYYAVPVEGHNDLLLITSYMSNRAEKAGVGLNSTVAPSFLVQVGADGQTTKVLDTVLAQGTWTYNGKGSVAELVGTKETSNITGKKIGWIDNKFYVNDQVANGYQYDYTNDANYLFKDGVRQSGVQAYDNTYYYFDPVTYKRVENDIRKATWGLEYYFGNDGRVKQGQFAVNGVAYDFGNDKTYAKRGFASGYLQDVTDNNQWYWFENGSKYTGFRYYQNTYYFFESGQRQESKWETAWGMKYYVGTDGRAVQGVQIIDGQAYDFGTNGTFNLKGTASGYLYSPSLSTANGGYNWFENGKPYTGFRYYEGTYYWFVNGVRQNAGWREAWGMKYYTDASGRALQGIQIIDGQAYDFGTNGTYNLKSAASGYLYSPSYSKANGGYNWFENGKPYTGFRYYMGTYYWFVNGVRQNAGWREAWGKKYYTDANGRALQGIQKIDGQQYNFGNDGTYYLR from the coding sequence ATGAGAAAGAAGTTATACAAGGCGGGGAAGATATGGGTAGCTGGAGCAGCAACAGTAGCAGCTATTTCTATGGGAGTGAGTTCTGTTAGTGCAGACACGGTTGGTAATACTACAACAACTGACACAGAAACACTGAGCAAAACAACTGATGTGAATACTGACACAACAGCTCCATCAGATGTTAATAAAGAAACGACAGTCAATTCAACGACTCCTGATGCAACGACAACTAAAGCCAATCAAGAAAAGGCTATAGATAGTACTACTAAGACAGTAGATGCTAACAAAGAAACAACTGATGATAAAGAAACTACGTCAGTTGATGATACTAAGAGTGCAACAACTGACGACAAAGCGAATGTGGCAGCAGTATCAGCAGATGATAGTTCGAAAAAAGTAGCGGACAAAAATGCAGAAACCGACGCTACTACTGATGATAAAAAAGCGACCACCTCAGTTGTGACACTAGACGACAGTGTGTCAAAAGATTTAAACTCTAAAACAACATTAGTTACTAAAAATGATGATGGTACCTCAACTACCAACATGACATATGCTAACTTAAAAGATGTTGCGGATAACATTGCTAATTTGAATTCAGATACGTCTGTACCATATTTCAATGCTGATGCAATTAAGAATTTGCCAGCAATGGCAACGGCAGATGCGCAAAGTGGTGAAGTACAAGATTTGGATGTATGGGATTCTTGGGCACTACAAGACGCAAAAACTGGTGTCACTGCAAATTATCATGGTTACAACATTGTTTTTGCTTTAGCAGGTTCTCCAAAAGAGGATAACGATCAACATATTTACATGCTTTACACTAAGAATGGTGATACAGCAATCAATAATTGGAAGAATGCTGGGCCAGTCTTTGGCTTCAATGCACTGTGGGATAAGCAGCAGTGGTCTGGATCTGCAACGGTCAATGATGATGACAGTATTCAATTATTCTATACAAAAACTGACCAACCACGCACAGTACAACGTTTGTCAACTGCTAACTTGTCAATGGCATATACGGATACTGAAGTTCGTGTAGCAAAAGTTAGTAATGATCATGAACTCTTCACAGGGGATGAGGAGCATTACCAAACTCTGCAACAATGGATCGATGCAGGATACTATGATACGGGAGATAACTTTACCTTACGTGATCCGCACGTGATTGAGGTTGATGGAGAACGTTATCTAACTTTTGAATCCAACACAGGTACTGAGAATTATCAAAGTGATGATGCTGTCGATAACATGGATTACTATGGTGGAACTGATGAATTCAACCAAACAGCAAGAGAAACAACATTGGCAAATGCGGATAAGTTGAAATTCTCAAAGAAGGCCAATGGCGCTATTGGATTGGTGAAGCTTACAGGACAGCAAAATAATCCAACTATTGGACAAATTTATTCACCACTTCTGGCAGCCAACGGTATTACTGATGAAATCGAACGTGCTAACATTGTGCCTTTGAATGGAAAGTACTATCTCTTTACAGATACACGTTTGAGTAAGAGTGTTGTGCCAACAGTTGATCCGGACATTAACGTTGGTATGATGGGCTATGTTTCTGATAGTTTGATGGGTCCTTATACACCATTGAATGGTAGTGGCAGTGTGATAACAGGAACACAATTAGCTGAATCTAGAACAGATACTTATTCATATTATGCAGTTCCTGTTGAAGGACATAATGATTTGTTGTTAATTACATCATACATGAGTAACCGTGCTGAAAAAGCTGGCGTTGGACTTAATTCTACGGTAGCACCATCATTCTTAGTTCAAGTAGGTGCCGATGGTCAAACAACAAAAGTACTAGATACTGTTTTAGCACAAGGAACATGGACTTATAATGGTAAAGGCAGCGTTGCGGAACTAGTTGGCACAAAAGAGACATCAAACATAACTGGTAAAAAGATTGGTTGGATTGATAATAAGTTTTATGTCAATGATCAAGTAGCTAATGGTTACCAATATGATTATACGAATGACGCGAATTATTTGTTTAAAGATGGTGTTCGCCAAAGTGGTGTGCAAGCTTATGACAATACCTATTACTACTTTGACCCAGTAACGTACAAGCGAGTAGAAAATGACATCCGCAAAGCAACTTGGGGATTAGAATATTACTTTGGTAACGACGGTCGTGTGAAGCAAGGTCAGTTTGCAGTTAATGGTGTTGCTTATGACTTTGGTAATGACAAAACATACGCTAAGCGTGGTTTTGCATCAGGTTACTTACAAGATGTGACGGATAACAATCAGTGGTACTGGTTTGAAAATGGGTCAAAGTATACTGGCTTCCGTTACTATCAAAATACTTATTACTTCTTCGAGTCAGGACAACGTCAAGAGAGTAAGTGGGAAACAGCCTGGGGCATGAAGTACTACGTTGGTACTGATGGTCGTGCAGTACAAGGCGTTCAAATTATTGATGGACAAGCATATGACTTTGGTACGAATGGAACTTTCAACTTGAAGGGGACAGCGAGTGGCTACTTGTACTCACCATCATTGTCAACAGCGAATGGTGGTTATAACTGGTTTGAGAATGGTAAGCCATATACAGGCTTCCGTTACTACGAAGGTACTTATTACTGGTTTGTGAACGGTGTTCGTCAAAATGCTGGTTGGCGTGAAGCATGGGGCATGAAGTATTATACGGACGCTAGTGGTCGTGCATTGCAAGGTATCCAAATCATTGATGGCCAAGCCTATGACTTTGGTACAAATGGTACGTATAATTTGAAGAGTGCAGCGAGTGGCTATTTGTACTCGCCAAGCTATTCAAAGGCCAATGGTGGTTATAACTGGTTTGAGAATGGTAAGCCATATACAGGATTCCGTTATTACATGGGCACATATTACTGGTTCGTGAATGGTGTTCGTCAAAATGCAGGATGGCGCGAAGCATGGGGCAAGAAGTATTATACAGATGCCAATGGTCGAGCATTACAAGGTATTCAAAAGATAGATGGTCAGCAATATAACTTTGGTAATGATGGCACATATTACTTACGTTAA